A window of the Helianthus annuus cultivar XRQ/B chromosome 4, HanXRQr2.0-SUNRISE, whole genome shotgun sequence genome harbors these coding sequences:
- the LOC110933984 gene encoding uncharacterized protein LOC110933984 — MVNFYYNEYFADGDGSTDEELEQEAVTGACQLAVRYVKHCRRPQAKKNKRGYIERDRRAAHDRLMKDYFDEAPTFSNEFFRRCFRMSKRLFLRIVGDLEANYDYFKQNADARGALGFNGIQKCTSALRILAYGNTTDINNEYLKMAEKTTRDSLEHFCRGIIDVYGAHYLRTPTWDDLQKIYEVYNAEHGLPSMIGSIDCMHWRWDNCPTAWRGEHTW; from the exons ATGGTAAATTTTTACTACAACGAGTATTTTGCGGATGGCGATGGTTCCACCGATGAGGAGcttgagcaagaggcggttacggGTGCTTGTCAACTAGCGGTGAGATATGTCAAACATTGTCGTCGCCCCCaagcaaaaaaaaataaaagaggttATATTGAACGAGACCGACGCGCGGCACACGATCGTTTGATGAAAGATTATTTTGATGAGGCGCCGACATTTTCGAACGAATTTTTTAGGCGTTGTTTCCGAATGAGTAAGCGGTTGTTTCTACGCATAGTCGGCGACTTGGAAGCCAACtacgattattttaaacaaaacgCGGATGCGAGAGGGGCACTTGGATTTAACGGTATCCAAAAGTGTACGTCGGCGTTACGAATCCTTGCTTATGGTAACACTACCGACATCAACAACGAGTATCTAAAAATGGCGGAGAAAACAACACGAGACAGCTTGGAGCATTTTTGTCGCG gtataatTGATGTGTACGGTGCGCATTATCTTAGAACGCCCACATGGGACGACCTTCAAAAGATCTACGAGGTATATAATGCTGAGCATGGTTTGCCTAGTATGATCGGGAGCATAGATTGCATGCATTGGCGTTGGGATAATTGCCCGACTGCATGGCGAGGCGAACACACGTGGTGA